The following proteins are co-located in the Candidatus Latescibacter sp. genome:
- a CDS encoding epoxyqueuosine reductase QueH: MKKLLLHICCGPCATHVIHALRGEYAVTGYFYNPNIHPADEYSRRLGVVKEVSRHLDAPVIEGTYDPPLFFTAVQGLEKEPENGARCLVCCRLRLTGACRYASENGYGLAASTLTLGPMKKASLINPIGVEEARRAGVEFLEADWKKKDGFRHSCELSREYGIYRQHYCGCRFSLAE; the protein is encoded by the coding sequence ATGAAAAAACTTCTCCTCCATATCTGCTGCGGGCCCTGCGCAACCCATGTCATACATGCTCTCCGCGGGGAATATGCAGTCACCGGATATTTCTATAACCCGAACATCCATCCGGCGGATGAATATTCACGGCGGCTTGGGGTGGTGAAAGAGGTTTCACGTCATCTCGATGCGCCGGTCATCGAAGGAACCTATGATCCTCCGCTGTTTTTCACGGCAGTGCAGGGATTGGAAAAAGAGCCGGAAAACGGCGCCCGGTGCCTTGTTTGCTGCCGCCTCCGTCTGACCGGAGCATGCCGGTATGCGTCGGAGAACGGTTATGGTCTTGCGGCAAGCACACTCACCCTGGGACCCATGAAAAAAGCCTCTCTCATCAATCCCATCGGTGTGGAAGAGGCCCGCCGGGCCGGTGTAGAGTTCCTGGAAGCCGACTGGAAGAAGAAGGACGGTTTCCGGCATTCGTGCGAGCTGTCCAGAGAGTACG
- a CDS encoding DUF6259 domain-containing protein codes for MYPGKNLLFRFPAIFACLSLCFPVMATAQPGQSLPGCWPQEYTVQRDDTAGTLTLSTPFYTIQHNLKKGGALSSIKYAYGHAASLILQPVETSVQTSGGSYSDLSNSGPVVNQVKKGNYVTVTVDCPLLDRNSKEGGIRVKTRYEYRWGYVKIHKEIIFPDTAMKTSRVTVLSTVFDPGLSQYGIRQDITYQEGTSPTTFGVCEWRKARAGTHFDPPLMTRFVPRYLVLANQGIEGIEWFVSDDLSQWDYQLSGEPGNGYCNVRTLTHPLGVSVSISPLYIPGSVTLKGLYTFDYYIGFSILEGHANKPWLHTSFNRSKGAWVSEENVKKWADSGIRTAHCHNDGDAYGDGLFWRDGSYPPYPPEDMKKYDEVIANCHKYGIKAATYFSNKELHPSTDAFKEHGEEWGRKPDDSGKLIHNRYGKDEFGAQMCLKSGWLEYLEFCIDRVLKNHKLDGVYFDWNVALYCNNPLHMGKTSNGISPDRGLGTLALSPTGHWDMDGLVSLMEWTRERVGPTGMIIVHDTMTPMFVTENFANYVVGMEWGYGWLSKAVPPVDDLPLEWNFAGARSRGVIGYGTIDSNAPKRLHRLLALETLLTGVAPWPASPEAKELYTILRPLGDIEKYRFEDYRNTSVTLDGANCASALYSRPGEAYILLGNFNPEPRTVACKIEPKALPYALPGVQSVEMTGVPAPVKLDIGKLAGNGESFTIPADSAVMIHIR; via the coding sequence ATGTATCCAGGAAAGAATCTCCTCTTTCGCTTTCCGGCAATCTTTGCCTGTCTGTCGCTGTGTTTTCCGGTTATGGCGACGGCGCAGCCCGGACAAAGCCTTCCAGGCTGCTGGCCCCAGGAGTATACCGTGCAGCGTGATGACACCGCAGGCACACTGACTCTTTCCACGCCATTTTATACCATACAGCATAACCTGAAAAAGGGAGGCGCTCTCTCTTCCATCAAATACGCCTACGGCCATGCAGCCAGTCTGATCCTCCAGCCGGTTGAAACGAGCGTGCAAACATCCGGCGGGAGCTACAGCGATCTTTCTAATTCCGGCCCGGTAGTGAATCAGGTCAAAAAAGGCAACTATGTTACGGTAACTGTAGACTGCCCGCTCCTCGACCGGAACAGCAAAGAGGGCGGAATCCGGGTTAAAACCCGCTATGAATACCGCTGGGGGTATGTAAAAATCCATAAAGAAATTATATTCCCGGATACCGCAATGAAAACAAGCCGGGTGACCGTGCTTTCAACCGTGTTCGATCCCGGCCTCAGTCAGTACGGTATCCGACAGGACATAACCTACCAGGAAGGCACGAGCCCTACCACTTTTGGAGTGTGCGAGTGGAGAAAGGCTCGTGCGGGCACACATTTCGACCCGCCGCTCATGACACGGTTCGTGCCGCGTTATCTGGTTCTTGCCAACCAGGGAATCGAGGGGATAGAGTGGTTCGTTTCGGACGACCTCTCACAATGGGATTATCAGCTTTCCGGCGAGCCAGGCAACGGATATTGTAATGTAAGAACCTTGACCCATCCACTCGGAGTGTCGGTTTCCATCAGTCCCCTGTACATCCCCGGCTCTGTAACTCTGAAAGGGCTGTACACCTTCGATTATTACATCGGTTTTTCCATCCTGGAAGGGCATGCCAACAAGCCCTGGCTCCATACCTCATTCAACCGCAGCAAGGGCGCCTGGGTTTCCGAAGAAAATGTCAAAAAGTGGGCTGATTCAGGCATCCGCACCGCGCACTGCCATAATGACGGAGACGCTTACGGGGACGGTTTGTTCTGGCGCGATGGCTCCTATCCGCCCTATCCTCCCGAAGACATGAAAAAATATGACGAGGTTATCGCGAACTGCCACAAATACGGGATCAAGGCGGCGACCTATTTCTCCAACAAGGAACTGCATCCTTCCACCGACGCTTTCAAGGAGCACGGCGAGGAATGGGGGAGAAAGCCGGATGATTCGGGGAAGCTCATTCACAACAGATACGGCAAGGATGAATTCGGGGCGCAGATGTGCCTGAAATCAGGCTGGCTCGAGTATCTGGAGTTCTGCATCGACCGGGTGCTGAAGAACCACAAGCTCGACGGCGTCTATTTCGACTGGAATGTGGCGCTCTACTGCAACAATCCCCTTCACATGGGGAAGACCTCCAACGGGATTTCTCCCGACCGCGGACTGGGAACGCTTGCGCTCTCACCCACCGGGCACTGGGACATGGACGGCCTCGTAAGCCTCATGGAATGGACCCGTGAACGGGTCGGCCCCACTGGAATGATCATCGTCCACGATACCATGACGCCGATGTTCGTCACCGAAAACTTCGCAAATTACGTCGTCGGGATGGAGTGGGGTTATGGGTGGCTGTCGAAAGCGGTGCCCCCTGTCGATGATCTCCCCCTTGAATGGAATTTTGCCGGCGCGCGGTCGCGGGGGGTGATCGGATACGGCACTATCGATTCCAATGCACCAAAACGGCTGCACCGTCTCCTTGCCCTTGAAACCCTGCTTACCGGGGTTGCGCCATGGCCTGCAAGCCCTGAGGCGAAAGAGCTTTACACCATCCTCCGGCCTCTCGGCGACATCGAGAAATACCGGTTCGAAGATTACCGGAACACCTCGGTGACTTTGGACGGAGCTAACTGCGCCTCCGCGCTCTACAGCCGCCCCGGAGAAGCCTACATTCTCCTTGGAAATTTCAATCCGGAACCGAGAACGGTTGCCTGTAAAATTGAACCGAAGGCTTTACCGTATGCTTTGCCGGGGGTGCAGTCTGTCGAGATGACGGGCGTACCCGCGCCTGTAAAACTTGATATAGGCAAGCTCGCCGGAAATGGGGAATCCTTCACCATCCCGGCCGACAGCGCGGTGATGATACATATCAGATGA